AAGAAATGACTGTGTTCTGAAAAGTAGAAACTCTTTTACTACTTGCCGGCCTTTGTGACGTaatggtatacgcggtggatttaaaagactaaagtcctgggttcggtatattattatgttatttttcgctttttagtttccgGTGTATGTTTGTGAaaacgtaacagacagacagacttacttacttattcgcatttataataattattagtatagatagattattatCTCACCATTCAATAGCTTGAACCGCAAGTGCCTGTAATCCTGTTCGGGCTCGTAAGCCACGTTGTACTCAAAAACGTTGTTCTCCTCAAAGTTGAGATATATGAAGTTAGCGGTGACGTCACACGGCGTGCCGGTTTCACCTTTCATGACCACTGGCGGCGTTTTCTTCACCTCACTCTGTTTAAGATACACATATTATCACTTTCAGCCTCAGACATCAGACGtaaggacctgccttgctagactttacttttctgtcaaagtatttGATCAAAGATCTTATGAGAGTATAAAAACTCtccatagaatcgatgtttcatagttgtaatcacgtggccgatggacgttggggtcccaacgtgctggaatggcgaccccgcactacaaagcatAGTATTGGTAGAcactccaccaggtggactgataacatcaagcgagtcgcagggattcgctggatgcaggtggctcagtattgtgatgtgtggAAGTCAACTACAaaactacaaaaggcctatgtcctgcagtggacgtccatcggctgatatgataatgacgatgatagTTGTAATCATTTCACCAGGCGATAGAGCGAGTTACTTCTCTTTAGAGAGCGAATTACACTAGAATTTTTCtgtgtgattgaatcagaaatgaggagttccACAGATGAACTAGTCACTGACAGAGAAAAGCTGAattagcaatgggcaggccacacagttcgaagagccaatggaacttgggctcccaaggtgctagaatagtGACCCCACACCGGAATGAGCAATGATGGTCGACCAAGGACATCAAGAGAGTTGCAGGTAGTCTCTGGATGGTGGCGGTTCGAgactgttgtgtttggaagtccatgcaagaggcctatatctggcagtgaacgtccatctgttattatgatgatgaaaaaattaaaaaaagcgatgatgataatgatggatgatgatgatgatgatgattatgatgatgatgatgatgatgatgatgatgacttacatATTCCTTATTTTTCTTTGCTAAAGTTGTGGTAGTGTCAGTAGAGATGGTACTGTGGGCCATTTGTTGAGTCAAGCTCCCCACATCTCCAGCACTGGCTGCAGAAGGTTGAGCCTGTACACCAGCCTTCCTGTaatttttacaaagaaattaatcaaaaatacatataagtaaaattgaagtggctgtctgtgattttaaaataactatttttcaaGTGCTATGATAAACAGAATACTAAACTGTGATTGAAAACAAATTCTATTCAAGGGTTTTTATGCAGGTTCAGGTCCACTAGTTGCATGTAAAGTGTTACTCACAAGGTTTCCATGAACTTCAACACTCTGCCTCGTCCAGATGAAACGGTGCTTGGGCTTGGGCTTACATCAGATGCTGCTACAAATTCaatacctagaaaaattaaatagatatgtcggcgagtgagttatttgattgGTTAGCAAAATCtgtgttaattattgtgataatattcgAACCAGGTTTGTGTACTCTCTCATTTTGGTAATCAGAAGTAGGACCTAGATTGTGTGATTAAACTCTATTTCTTTTTATGGGGTTATTAGAAGCTTACTGTGTCTAGAGTCTTTACAAGAGGAAATTGAATACTACAAAAAGTCTACGatagaaaattttattgattttagatACACAGTAATTTCATATTTACCTGGTTTTGGCATTTGCGAAAGAAGCATGGCAGCCATTCTGCCTCGCCCACCCAATGGGACAGATGAACCAACCTTGTGGAcaataatttaatcaataattaaataatttaatttaagtttagtGAATGAAATTTCCTAGTAACCTTCATATATTtcgttatttaggtacatactacagtagttttgtaaaccagttaatgcaaaaaaaatattttcttttttctttttgtttttatttttattttattttctcatttcatgttttgtttcaattattatactcgtagatagttAGATATAAGGCATATcattattgtgtatgtgtgtgtgtgtgtgttttatttatacattttaattttatattgttgcttaatttgttgaaacacttttatttgtttagcgtagtcctattatttagcatattaattcaaggttgtttgtttttgtttttaatttaaaggtaataatatagtataatGTCACTGTGGCTATGTACATCtgtggtgtcacctggatcaaggtagcagctgaaaatcagcgccgcttggccaagtactttgcttggtttatgcagcacaatgctgagctgttaccttttttcaaggttgtgccaaacatgacaaagtggtttttgatgcttcaactactttagttttgattttcaattgatcaggtggttgaagcatcagacacaacaatagtgcttacttaggcattgtggtgtatggcacaattttttaaataaatgttttttctttctttctttctttctaatcattttgaaaattaattaaccaattttgacagcctccgtggcgcaatggtatggtggttttacaaaacagagggtttgatccccggctgggccaattgagatttttttttatattggtatGATGTTCAGGAGAATTTGGCCTTGGCTGGTTCCCACCCTGCCTgcaaagatgtactgccaagtGATTTTGTATTCTGGTACAATGTTGTgcagaaacagaaaggggtgtcgattttcatccttctactaacaagttagcccgctttcatctgagattgcatcatcacttaccatcaggtgagattgcagtcaacggttaacttgtaaagaattaaaaaaaaagtatattgatttgatatctgtactaatataataataataaagctgaagagtttgtttgtttctttgtttgtttgtttgattgaacgcgctaatctcaggaactactggtccgatttaaaaaattctttcagtgttagatagcccatttatcgaggaaggctataggctatatatattatccccggattcctacgggaacgggaaccacgcgggtgaaaccgcgcggcgtcagctagtaatattataaaactgatgaGTTTTTTCGTTTGAAAGTTTAATCTTAGGAAGTACAGTGTTCGCCATGAGATATgtttgtgaaggaaaaacatcatgaggaaacctgtatacctgagaattttcttaattctccagaagtctaccaatccacatttgaTCATCctgatggactaaggcctaaccctctcattctaagggGACTTGTGCTCAttagtgagtcaaatatggggtgtttataatgatgacaatgatgtaTGCAATATCATTCAGTTTCTATTCGCCAAACACTTTCAATGCCTTTTCCTCATTTTGATTAAACCTCTATAGTTCCTGCGCTGTAGCATATTGTGGGTGACAGCTTCCTAacatactattattgtgaatcgctGCAAACTTtcagtgaaatgaactgtcacccacaccatACTACAGCGCACAAACTGTGAGTACTACCAACTGGCTAACTATTGGTATAAGATTGTACCAAGGCTCAGATTAGAAGAATCTTTCACCAACCAATCTAATACTTACTCAAAAGTTAGTTCCTTTACTTTAATACTTACACTACTGGATGCAACACTTGGACCAGGAGTGGGTTGTGGGGTTGTTTCTTGAGAGGATGGCGGTGATTCCCCCAACTGAGATTTCAGGGCCTGGAGTAAGGCCAGGCCTCGGCCACGACCCTTCCCAGGGTCTGCCATCGCTGCCTGAGAATGTGAAAAGCGTAAGCTAgtacaagtataaaataatctgaATCTACGAAGTGAATAtcgaaaaatgttatttgaaagTACCTTCTTACTTCGTATTATTCACTAAATTGCTGAGCACGCTATATTCAGGCGACAAAATCAAAGTGTAACtagatttttgttaaaaaccgtgtagtataatttatatttcattaacCATTACATTTCGACTAATAAAACTTACCAAGCTTTAACCTGTTTCAAGTTTGTTTtgtgttgaaaatattttaaagccaGTCCCGCTAAGCTCGCTTTCTCTTTCCGAAATCCGAAATCCGAATCACAGATGACAATCTGCACAGATCCGAATTGCGCCACAGATCACCCACTACCTACACCACAGATTAAGTACTAAAAGTACAGCGAGTGTGAGTTATCTTGATTCGATTCGAATGACGTTTGTTTATGGTACTTCTGCATAggtaaatactagcggacgcccgtgacttcgaccgcgtggaatttagtttttcacaaatccctcgggaaccatagatttttccgggataaaaagtagtctatgtgtcaaaccaggctataatatatctcaatacccagctaattcggttcagtagttggggcgtgaaagagtaacaaacgttcctatcatcaaaatcatcagttttcgcaaatctcgggaaaccatggatttttcaggataaaaagacTGCCAGCTTTAGGTAGATACGTGGTATAAGACTAAGATAGTCTAATGTAAGCTCCCAATCCGAAACAGGCTCTATGGTAGGTTTggtgctcagaccaattattgtataggacctgcctcgcttgacgttacttttctgtcaaagtatatgatcaacgatctaatgcgattataaataaaaactgtctctataaaatcgatgttaaatagttgtaatcgtgttcgtcggttaaagagctctgtaaaatccttttgtgtaattgagttgtgtaaaaaacgggcaaaaacttctagtttagtataagatatataccaaatcaaaggtcgttttcctcagaaaatgacagacaattttgttcgtgattaAGAAAGCGATACAGATCCTTCtacaattggtctgaggtttggTGGTTATTGATAGAAAAATTGACATAAGTAAACccaaataatatatacatttatttattataattacattattaacaaTTCCCTAaactatattttctaaataatattacatttcaAATTAAACATAACTTATTATTCTTTCTTCTCTTTACTTTTAAGCTGCTCAAACTCTTTGAAGACCTTGTCACTCAATTTATCTCCTTCATCATCGATTTGTTCAACTGCTAACACTTCAGGGATGTAAAACTGCATCATGTTTTGAACCTattggataaaaaataaatactcaatgattattgtaaaactagcggacccccgcgacttcgttcgcgtggcgacgtttagtttttcacaaatccctcgggaaccatggatttttctaggataaaaagtagcttatgtgttaatccaggctataatatatctcaataccaaatttcagctaattcggttcagtagtccaggcatgaaagagtaataaacattcatatcatcaaaattcacttcatttcattcattcacgtTCGGGAGTCGCCGCAAGACAGTCGCGTTGTGTGTTGTGTAAGCGAATTGTGAGTCATGAAGATCTGTGAAGGCTGCTCtaagcaaataaaggattttgcTTTGGTGTGCTGTAAGTGTAAAAAGTGCTACCACGCAAGGTGTTTAAATATCAACACGGCACAGTTAAACAAAATTAAGAGGTGTTCCAACTGGACCTGCCCAGCGTGTCCCACTAAAGCAGTAAGACACGATGATACGCCTGTGAAGGGCGGTGTGGAGCCGGAGGAGGATACTAGTGGCTCAGATGCGGAATCAGATGACCGCGCTTCCAATCCTCGCAGTTGTGGTGCCTTAACACCTACAATTATGGTCACGGACTCGCACCCAGCGGACACGAActcattatttaatacaatatctCTGCAGATGTCGGTCTTGCAGAACAAAATGACAACGTTGGAGACAATAAAAAATGAGTTGGCCAACATTAAGACGGACATCGCAGATATAAAAAACAACATATCTACAAGAATCGACGAGATGGAAAACAGAGTTTTGGAGGTAGAAACAAAACTAGCTACATTGAGTGACTTACAAAACGAACTTATTACACTGAAAGAGAAGGTTAATTGTatgttagaaaataatattaaaaacgatCAATGGGTGCGTCGCTCAAATATCCAAATAAATGGCATCCCACATAAAAAAGATGAAAATCTTATTAAGGTGATTGCTAACTTAGCTGAGAAGTGTGGTTATTCGTTGGACCCAAAAACAGATATTGACTTTGTCACTCGGGTTGCAGTCAAAAACGATGTCGATAGCTCATACCCTAAGCCAATTATTGTGAAACTTTTGTCTAGGTACAAAAAAGATGATTTATTATCGTGTTTGCGACGTTTGAAAGATTTGAAGGCTTCTGATGTTGGCTTCCCTGGTAACCAAAATCGCGTTTACATCAACGACCACCTGTCTagctataataaaatgttattacaaAAGGCTAAACTTAtggcaaaagaaaaaaaatactcctaCTGTTGGGTACGTAATTGCACGGTTATGGTTCGACAAAACgacaattcaaaaattatacatataacatcagaagaatctttaaaaaaaattgtctaggTGATACCTCTTTGTGTTCGTATATGTATACtcgactattattttatataaaatataatctgtacCAAATTGAGTTCATAATAACTGTATGCTTCTTTTCAATATGTAGAATTTCAAAGAACTTTCACATATTACAACTGTCGTGCTAtatctattttgtttttaattcagtATGGTTACACATTTCTAATGTACTCAAATTAATTTGCATAATATGTAAAGATTATCTACCTAAGTATTACATAAATTACTACCTACACTCGGTAATAATAAGCCCTGTAATTactcttaataaaaatatttcaaataattactaCCACCTCACTCGTAACTTATACATAGCATCTGTATTATGTTATCTAGGTATGTTGAAGAATGTTGATTTGTACTCTCACGCATTATACATTTCTTGCCGCTATAGCTCATTCTGTCGCGGTAAACTACCAATAAGCGCAATGCACTATAACGTCAAATATAACTACGGGTTTGTCACCATTATTGTGTATGTTAGAAGTAATATTTTAGAACTGGGACCAGACTGTTGTTTAAAACTACCGTGCTTATCGAAAATATGCAATATTATATGTCTTTACTACTCCGTGgcatttaattattacattgttTTAATGTCAAAATGTTATAGAATTATACTTTATAAAGTATGCATTGTTTATATAAAGTTAATGCCATCTATTGaggatattaaattatttcacaCATTAAAATCGTATCACGTTACCACATTACCAAATTATTCAACTCTTATTtgttattatgtgtttaaaaaaacacaaaattttcgatttattaattatcacaAATGGTCTACCaggttattaattattgattttgtcCATCTGAACGCAActtataaaatactttgttataatattgatatatatattaaaaatatatttatattaaaaaataaaatggatgtATTAACCAAATGTATTGTAAAACCCATGTTGTTACAGTGTTAATCAGTGTTTTTTATCAAAACGCTCGCGGGTTGCGTACGAAAACTAACCATTTTCTTAAAAATCTCTTATCAAATAATTATGACATAGTGTGTTTGAGTGAAACTTGGTTACTGCCGGGAATCAACGACGCTGAGTTATTTGACTCGCGTTATAACGTATATAGAACCGATCGCGACTATGACAGACAAGGTAAAACTATGGGTGGCGGTACGTTAAT
This window of the Bicyclus anynana chromosome 19, ilBicAnyn1.1, whole genome shotgun sequence genome carries:
- the LOC128199177 gene encoding uncharacterized protein LOC128199177 gives rise to the protein MKICEGCSKQIKDFALVCCKCKKCYHARCLNINTAQLNKIKRCSNWTCPACPTKAVRHDDTPVKGGVEPEEDTSGSDAESDDRASNPRSCGALTPTIMVTDSHPADTNSLFNTISLQMSVLQNKMTTLETIKNELANIKTDIADIKNNISTRIDEMENRVLEVETKLATLSDLQNELITLKEKVNCMLENNIKNDQWVRRSNIQINGIPHKKDENLIKVIANLAEKCGYSLDPKTDIDFVTRVAVKNDVDSSYPKPIIVKLLSRYKKDDLLSCLRRLKDLKASDVGFPGNQNRVYINDHLSSYNKMLLQKAKLMAKEKKYSYCWVRNCTVMVRQNDNSKIIHITSEESLKKIV